In the genome of Bosea sp. BIWAKO-01, the window GCGCCCTCGGTCGCCGACGATGATCTCGACCGCCTGGGCGTGCGGGAGCGCCGATTTGTAGGTCCGCTCGGTGACGAGGGCATCATAGACATCGGCGATCGCCATCAACCGCCCCGAGAGAGGGATCTCTTCCCCCTTCAGTCCTCTTGGATAGCCGCTGCCATCCCATTTCTCGTGATGGCTATGGGCGATCTCCATGGCCAGGCCAAGGAACGAACTCACTCCACCGAGATGCCGCTCGGCCTCGGCAATAGCCTGCCGGCCCAACTCGGCATGCGTCTTCATCACTGCGAACTCGTCCGCGTCGAGCCTGCCGGGCTTGAGCAGGACGCTGTCGGGGATGCCGACCTTGCCGATGTCGTGCAGTGGCGCGGATTTGTAGATCAGATCGACCATATCCGTATCGAGCACCTGCATGTACAGACCACGGTCGCGCGAAGCGTTGGCGAGGGCCCGAACATAATGCTGGGTGCGGCGGATATGGTTTCCCGTCTCGCTGTCTCGGGTCTCGGCCAGCGATGCCATTGCCAGGATGACTGCGTCCTTCGCCCGCACAGCCTCTTCCTTGGCCGCACGAAGCGAGTTGAGGAGAGCGACATTGGTCATCGCGACGGCAGCGCTGTTGGCGATGCGCTTGAGAACGATGACGCTGGCTTCGGACGGCGGCTGCTTGCTCGCCCAATAGGCTCCGATTGCAGCGACGGGGTCCTCCGGCCGAACCGGAACCATGACGAGGCTGCGCACGAATGTCGGACGATAGGCGGCGTGCGGGATACGGCTGTCGGCATAGATATCGTCGATGACGACGACCTCGCGATGCCCCATCGCCCAGCCGGAAATGCAGGATTCAAACGGGAAGCGCTGGCCCTTCCAGAGCGGCGCGATCGCATCCTCGTCGGCATAGTAGCATTGGTCGCCCTCGCGCAGGACGAAGGTGATTCCGTCTGCGCCAACAAGCCTTCGCGCGCTGCCGCGCACGATCGCCATGATCTCGTCGAGACCCCGCGCCATCGATAGCTCGAGAGATAATTCCTCCAGATCAGTGAGTGGGACGTCGTAGGGGATGTTCTTGGTCAGAACCCCCATTTCATCGTTGAGGCTAAGCAGATGAGGCGGCTCGCTCATGGAACAGCTCGACGATCCACATAATGACGCTAGGGAACCACGGCACGCTACAGGATGGAACACGTGCTTTCACAGTGTTTTCGACATTTGCGGGAATGTCATTAACAGGCAGTGCAAAAGCAGCCCCACACCCGGCCGCCCCATATGATTGCGGGCTGGCCTCTACCTCAACCCTGCCAGCCAGATCGTGTGCCCTCCGCAGGCTGGATCCTCGACGACATGGGACACGACGTCGAAGCCGTTCTCATCAAGCAACCCCCTGTACTCCGCAGGCGCCAGGCTCGCGTGATAGAGCCGCTCGCCCTCGAAGGAGCCGATTGCCTCGCCATGCCGAGGCCCGCTGGTGAACATCAGCGCCGCGCCTGGCGCAGCATGCTCTCTGAAGATCGGGAACATCGACCGCTGGTCTTCGGGATTGAGATGAAAGAAACTGTCCCAGGCAATCAGCCCGTCAAAGCGGCGTTCAAGCGAAAGCTTGCGCATATCGGCGACCTGCCAGTCATCGGCCGGGAAGCGTTGCCTGCAGAGATCAATCAGGGGTGCGCAGGCATCGATGCCGGTCACGCCGTGGCCATTCTCGATGAAATAGCGGCCAATCGGCTCCGCAGCGCCGCAACCGATGTCGAGAATCGATGCTCTGGCCGGGAGGAGTTGCAGGAAGCGATCAAGCCAGGTCCTTTCAACGAGCGTCCTGGATCGAACCTCGTCGAAGGCGCGCGCATGGCGCCGGTAGAGGCCGATGATCTCCTGGTCCAGTCGGGACATGGTAGCAGACGGCTCGAATCGCGTGGCGAGGCCGCAGAGCTTGCCAGCTTTCGGGTGGAGGCGGCATCCTCCCACCCCTAGATTCCCGGTCATG includes:
- a CDS encoding HD-GYP domain-containing protein, with amino-acid sequence MSEPPHLLSLNDEMGVLTKNIPYDVPLTDLEELSLELSMARGLDEIMAIVRGSARRLVGADGITFVLREGDQCYYADEDAIAPLWKGQRFPFESCISGWAMGHREVVVIDDIYADSRIPHAAYRPTFVRSLVMVPVRPEDPVAAIGAYWASKQPPSEASVIVLKRIANSAAVAMTNVALLNSLRAAKEEAVRAKDAVILAMASLAETRDSETGNHIRRTQHYVRALANASRDRGLYMQVLDTDMVDLIYKSAPLHDIGKVGIPDSVLLKPGRLDADEFAVMKTHAELGRQAIAEAERHLGGVSSFLGLAMEIAHSHHEKWDGSGYPRGLKGEEIPLSGRLMAIADVYDALVTERTYKSALPHAQAVEIIVGDRGRHFDPALTDVFVEIAASFETIHRTFSDGP
- a CDS encoding class I SAM-dependent methyltransferase, encoding MSRLDQEIIGLYRRHARAFDEVRSRTLVERTWLDRFLQLLPARASILDIGCGAAEPIGRYFIENGHGVTGIDACAPLIDLCRQRFPADDWQVADMRKLSLERRFDGLIAWDSFFHLNPEDQRSMFPIFREHAAPGAALMFTSGPRHGEAIGSFEGERLYHASLAPAEYRGLLDENGFDVVSHVVEDPACGGHTIWLAGLR